A section of the Polyangium spumosum genome encodes:
- a CDS encoding ATP-binding cassette domain-containing protein, which translates to MNDDANGRAPILEADHVTKRFGRVTALEDVSMCVYSSEILCVLGDNGAGKSTLIKTLSGVHPPDEGRLLVDGEPVRFSSPRGALARGIATVYQDLAMVPMLSVVRNFFLGAEPTRGVWPFSRLDLREAEGVVRAELARMGVELRDVSVPVSALSGGQRQAVAIARAIHFGARVLILDEPTSALGVKQAGIVLRFVREARARGCGVILITHNPHHAYLVGDRFTILNRGRCEGTFTRAEITQGELVRRMAGGEELEALQHELRAS; encoded by the coding sequence ATGAACGACGACGCGAATGGAAGAGCCCCGATCCTGGAGGCGGATCACGTCACCAAGCGGTTCGGCCGCGTCACCGCGCTCGAGGACGTCTCGATGTGCGTGTATTCGAGCGAGATCCTCTGCGTCCTCGGCGACAATGGCGCCGGCAAATCGACGCTGATCAAGACCCTCTCCGGCGTCCACCCGCCGGACGAGGGGCGCTTGCTCGTGGACGGCGAGCCCGTGCGGTTCTCCTCGCCGCGGGGCGCCCTCGCCCGCGGCATTGCGACGGTGTATCAGGACCTCGCGATGGTCCCGATGCTCTCGGTCGTGCGCAACTTTTTCCTCGGCGCCGAGCCCACGCGGGGCGTGTGGCCCTTCTCGCGCCTCGATCTGCGCGAGGCGGAGGGCGTCGTGCGCGCCGAGCTCGCGCGAATGGGGGTCGAGCTCCGGGACGTATCGGTGCCGGTCTCGGCCCTCTCGGGCGGGCAACGTCAGGCCGTCGCCATTGCGCGGGCGATCCATTTCGGCGCCCGGGTGCTCATCCTCGACGAGCCGACGTCCGCGCTCGGCGTCAAGCAGGCGGGTATCGTCCTGCGCTTCGTGAGGGAGGCGCGCGCCCGCGGCTGCGGCGTCATTCTCATCACCCACAACCCGCACCACGCGTACCTGGTCGGGGATCGCTTCACCATCCTGAACCGGGGCCGCTGCGAGGGCACGTTCACCAGGGCGGAGATCACGCAGGGCGAGCTCGTCCGGCGCATGGCGGGCGGCGAGGAGCTCGAGGCGCTCCAGCACGAGCTGCGCGCCTCATGA